The Primulina huaijiensis isolate GDHJ02 chromosome 18, ASM1229523v2, whole genome shotgun sequence DNA window AACGTTGGCAATTCATGATTTTTCTCAATCTGAAAAAACTAATGCGGCATTACCCTTGCCTCCAAGAAGAACAGAACAGCAATCACCACCTGGAGAACATCCTCCATCCCCCCCGAGCACCTCCTCCGCCACCACCTAAACTTCCTGCTCCCCCACCAACGAACGAGGCCCATCGAGTTTGATATGCATACTTTGTTCATTTTGACAAAATATATTAACTTTATTTTGTTTAGAGACGATTGATGCTTTAAGGGACAATAGCATTTTCTTCTGATATATGGATGGCTATGTCTATCTTGTTTGTGCATTGTTCGTTTGAATGGAAAATTGTTGATTAAGCTAATGTATGTAGTGCAAATTTGTCTAGATAGAACTGAGTCATGACATAAAGAGATTAAAGTTCCTTTTGGCTCAAATCTTACTGATCTTTATTacaaaatactagaaattataaCCTATTTCAATGTTTGAATTTTTGATACCAAATTTTCTTATAACTCTGTTATTATGATGGTACAAAAGATTGGTTTTATAAATTGAGAGAATGAAAGTATCATACcatatatatctatactattatattaagtgtgatgacatgataataactacctagagaggacaccaattttttttttccaattttactcttatatgatattaatattacacttttattttttgtttttttaatttcaacacacacttttattttatttatttttatttcagcaattcaaatatcaatttagtctctctataatttgtcaaatttcactttagtccatcgataataataaaaaatattgtacacaaGTAATTAGTTTATATTAAAGACGTGAATTACCATTTAtagttattaattaaaattgtttTATCCACTcagaaattaaatataataaaacaaaaaaataatatttaaaaaaattctaccaactgacattttatattaaaatttactaTGTATGCGTGCAAgggatttaaaaaatattattaaaaaagatTAATTGGAAGAGAGGAGCCCCCATGCCCATCTCTACTTCCTGTATATAAACGTCAAAACCCTATTACTATCATCACACAGACGGAAAGCGTCCCCAAAAACCAAAAAAGCCATCAGAGTGGGGAGAATTATGGCACCCAAATCCCTCTCTAATCCTCGATCTTCGAAACAGGGAGAAAAATTGGAGCGAGAACGAGGTGATGAACAAGAATCCGAAGAcgaggaggaagaagaagatTCTTCTGGTGAAGAAGATGAAGACTCATCTGAagaagaagatcaagaaaaagaaCGCGAAATTGTATCAAAATCCATAGCCCAGGAAAATGGGTCGGACTCTGAACCCGAATCCGACGATTCTCCTTCTGCCTACAAGATGGAGCCAACCCCCAAGACTTCAGTCCCCGCATCAAAACGCAAGAATCAAGAGATCAGTAACGGTGATAATTTTTCCAAAAGCAGTAAGAAGAATAAATCCGAGGAGAAAAAGTCTGATTCTGTTGTTTCATCTATCCCTGGGGGTAGTGGTTGTATCACCAGGTTGTGGAGTGATAATGATGAGGTTGCTTTGTTGAATGGTATGGTTGACTTTAAGAAATCCAAAAATACGGATTTTGGTGGGGCGTTTTATGACACCATCAAGGGAAAATTGCAGGTTGATTTTTCAAGGGAACAACTTCGTACTAAGATCAGCAGGATTAAAAAGAGGTTCTTGAATGCGCTTAAGAAAGGACGGAATGGATTGGACCCTGTATTTTCCAAGCCACACGATGTAATGGTATTTGAACTCTCTAAGAAAATTTGGGGTGGCGAGATTGGCAATAAGAATGATTCTAGCGAAGGGGTTGAGGAGAAATCGAAGAAAGACTCCatgaaagagaaaaaaattgtgTGGGACGAAGAAGAGAGAGTAAAAAATGAAGATGATGGTGGTGAAGGTTCAATATGGTCCAAGTACAAATTTTTCAGCTCTTCTTTTGGTAATTTGGTAGGAAAGTTTCCCTCTTTGGAGATGTCTGACTCTGGAATGAGTCTGGTGAAGGAGAAGTTGAGTTTCATTGGAAATGCGAAGGCCAAGGAATTGAATGAGAAGTGGAAGCAAATGCTTGTGGAGGAGACTGATCTCCATTATAGGATGTTGTCTTTGATGAGGGAACAATTTAAATTGGCGTTCGATCAATGAATAGGTAACTGGTCGGTTGCAAGTTTACATTTTTGTTTGATGTAGACCTTTTGAATTGTAAGCGAGAGTTTGCCTTCGCTGAGGGTAATGGGGCTTTTAATTATGGAAATTTAAGCATATAAGTATATTTTGTGGGTCATTGTTTTGTTGATGAATTTTGTTTGTAATATATAAACTGATGAAGCCCTTTACCCTATGATCCGGTAATAACTACCATTTACCTTACCTAGTTGTAAAGCTTTCGGTATGTTCTGTTTTGTAGTTGCATTGAATGGATCATGCTGATATCCTATTAATTTCGTGTTTAAAGTGTATCCGATACTCAATGATGACATGTCGAATTTTGGTTGCTGCTCTTTATTTTTGCCATAGCTCTTTAATGGTAATGGATAGAGGTCAACTCTTTTGGTAAGATCTTAAATTTTAAAGCCAATTTGCCGTCAGCTGACCGACAAAAAATCTCAGTGCGGGATTTTGGAAAATAGAATTGTATCAGTCAAATATATTTCAAAGATCATGTGCCTGCCCTAGTACATATCTAACGTGTAGTTGCATACATACTGTTGCTTAACCTGATAAATTTTCTAGTATCGCTTACCCTTAGATACTAGTAGGTTTTCACTGGATGATGAACGGTTTTTTCCAAACAACCACCATCTCCAAATTGGCAGATAATTTTAGTTCCATTTTTATACCTATACTTCACCGTGGTCTTAAAATCATTTAGTTGTTAACTTCCTCTCCATATGTTTTCGTGGGATACGTGAGAGAAGTGATTTTCTTGTGGTTTGATAATTTTCCTTTTTGGGCAACCTTGTATCATGGGATTCATGGATTCCTAAGGTGTAATGTTCCATGTTCAATAGGTGATACCATACTCAAAAGGGTAAAGATCAAATCTGTCTGCGtgcttgcattgcatttacctgACTATAATTCTATCTTCTAGTCAAAATTGCAAATTGCCCTGCTATTAGTGTGGCTTTAACATCTGAGTTTATCATCTTACCTAGTATGCCATTGTCGAATTATAAAGACGATATATCCCATTTGTTTCCTGTTTTCTTGGCTTTAGCATCTCAGTGCCTTGAGTTGAGGTGGTAATTTTCATATCTTTGCATTTGCTTGTGTTGTTGAATACTTGAAGGGGAAGTTGTTACCTActgcatttgcttgtttctgtGATTGCTTTGCCTGCTGATATAAAATGTTGAAAGAATGTATTTGTCAATATACCAAATGCTAGGTGTACTCATATGTTCAATCAAAATGCATGGGCTTAGGACATCATATTATTTATACGGTGAGATACTGTAAGAATAACTGATTTGAACTCGGAAATAGACTCGATCTTCTTTTGATGTATGACAAGAATATACAACAGTGAATTTTCATTCTTGTTATCTGTGGGGCTTTTTGGTTGCATTGAATTAAGTTTTCACATGCTTGTTATTCTTCACCAATCTCTACTGGCATTGTTTACGTAAACTGCATGTCATCGAGCATTTTCTTGTGAAATGAGAATATTATCTGACAATAAGGTATCGAGTTTGAAATGATATCTCGAAAGATCGAATTACAACTCTCGCCCcaactcaaaaaataaaaataaaaataaataaataaataaataaatatatatatatatatataaatatgtatgtatgtatttatatttggtcaaattcaaatatatctaTATAAAATTAGCTCAACTCAAAAGTGCCTACATTTCTCCTTCAACCGACCACACTAGCGACCGAGGCAGCATTAAATTGATAAATAACAATCACTTAAAAGGCGCTCTGTGTATTGGCTCGAGGAGCTCGAGAACACAAATGATAGTCCAAACACACAACCAAAAAGTTTCATGTCTTAAAGAAATACAGTACCAGCCTTGGTTTCAAACGGTACATAAATCCTGGGCTATGTAGGGAGGGTGGTAGAAGTGGAAGTAACACAATATGCAACAGAGAACAGGGCATGTACCATACACAATATCCCTCCAATTGACAAGAAATGGAGGTGAGTGAAACCACATGATCGTCTTGATTTGTTGTTCGAGATTATTCCGATCACCAGCATTGACAATCCAACGGCCAGGATGATCCTAGAAATTTAAATTACACTGATTAATCATACCATAATTTTTGTACAATCTAAGGCCTTAATTGGAGAAGAACTCGCTATTCTTTAGTCTTGATTAATCTTGACATAGACTAATGATCAGGaataattgttatttttttttattaaaaattcaaatctgTAATCATCCCAAATCTTGTATTATAAGACAGCTTTATCCATgtatcttttttatatatatccgATGGGGGTGGAATTTTTTGTCATTAGGTAAAGTTTTGGCACTCGGAAGTCCATACCATGTAAAAATCAGGCAGACCACAGACAACTGCTTGCTCGGAGATGCCTTTTGAAACTCTTCTTGAGTGCAGACATTACAGCCTCCCAGCAAATTTGCAAGAACATGAGCTATTCCTAGAAGGGATGCGGCCCATAATCCAAGAATGTATGCATCATGACTTGGCTCTTTACACTCAAATATCCACAGCCTCAAATGTTTTTCCTTCTCGAATCAAGAAACAAAATGCACAACCAAaccaaaatgatgatgatgatgatgatggggATCTATCTTACGAGGGAAAATCTGATGGATAGTCGAGCATTGGAATAAAAGTTTTGAAATTTCTTGAGCTGTTTTATGTAAAAGACTTCTATAACAACAATGTATCGAGTGGTCACttttaactaaaaattttaGTCTATCCTGAATTTTGTAAGTAAATGAAGGGAAAATTCACCTGGTTTCGAGCAGCTTCAGCTTTGATTCCAAGAATTCCAGCAGTGACATCCAATGCCACAATCAAGAAACATGCAAAGATGCCAACCAGTTTACTCATTTTCAAGGATGTAAGAAGGGTCAAGCTGATGcgagtacatatatatattcagtgtatatatatgtgtgtatgtatgCGTCCGACGAGTTTTTATCAAATTCGGTTCTTACAAGGGAATGCAAAGCATAAATACATGGAATGGTGCGATCAAGATTTGAGTTATGATGGAGAAAGGCACTTTTGTCAACGAGGTGTGACTTTATTTTACTTTTGTGTCTACTTTGATCTTGTTTTCAATTTTGATGTCTTTTCACCTTTGAACAAGGAAAGTACGTAGGGTATAAACCAAGTAAGGAGTATATGGTAGCATGGGTTCTCTTTAGCATCTTTACTTTTAAACCTGGTTCCAAAATTTTACTCAACTTAACAATTATAAATCTtctattataaaaatttcggaTTATATTATTGCCCTCAACTTGAACAAGGAAAGTAGGGTATAAACCAACAGAAGATTAGTTTGTATCGGGCAAATGCAAAGGTAAAATCATTGGGTGCATGTGCATAggaatttattttctttgaatAACGCATCATAAAGTAATTTACCACCACAATCAGGAACCATGAAATTATGCTTTACAGTTCATTCCGAACTTATAAGGCCTACAGCTTTCAtgaatttaatttgatttttgagaaattacTTATCCAATGTCCGATATCGACCAACAATCTCAAGATCGTGAAAATGCTATcactacataaaaaaaaaaaaaaaaaaatcattagcgACCGATTTTAAAACCGTCTGGAAAGTCACcattgcgacggtttatataaTATACGGTTTATATCAATTACCAACAGTTttttgtcaaaaccgtcgcaaattagcaacggtttagaaccaaaccatcgctaattaaTGAAAACATTTACGAGGTTTGTTTAAtgtttccttgaaatttgttcGGATCCAAAGATCAGACGGTTAAAATCAGCCTTACAATTATAGGGGGGAAAAAACTCTGATTTGTCATTCACTGATTGAAGTCGTGTAATTTATCGTACAGTTCTACAGCCCAATTAGTGGCTCAAGCCCATACAAGTCATGAACTCTCTAGAACAACgggtaattaattaataattatccCATTTGCTTTTCAATCAAACATGTAAAGAAAAAGGTCATAATCGAAAACAACCCTAATAAAATATGCTATATTAATATCCGGAGATGTCCAGTGgcgaaattaattattttagtaGCACTAAAATTTTAGATGTATTAACAGCTAACTGAAAATGAAACAACAAAACGAATATCgaattattcaaaaaatttatcaGATCTCTTATGAATCAATTGCGTGAAATATATCTTCTATTGTGTATTATctataaaaagaatattttttaaaaaaatattgtttttcaatTATATGTCCGGACAGATCTCATGTATAAGGATGTCAGTGGGTTCGGGCCACAATGAACCCGTCCCGGGCATACTAAATGCGTCATGAGACAGATCTCTGGTCCAATTTTTCAGGCCCGTCCGGATATGAGGCAGGTCATGGGTCTATAACACCCGCCCCATATCGGCCATATATgttcatataaatattttagggTTTTAGTTTTAGTAATGTCTATTTGGGATGTCAATATTTTGTTTGTCATTATTAAGTGTGGTTGAAGgcatgaattagttttctattatGTTGTATTTAGAGGTTTGTTTGTTTATAATTCAGTCATGTAAGAAGAAATTacagttttcatttaaaaaaaattcgggtctcacgggtcaatccGACCCCGTTTTGTATTCGGGGTGAGAcgggtccgaagaatatttaaccaAGATGAGACGGGTAATGTgtcaaagttttcttcatgggaCAGATTTTGGGTCTAACCATACATTAACTCATGTATATACCCTTATAGGAGACCAACTAGAACTTAAAAGTTAGAAACTAAAACGTCTAATTCCCTTGTTTTGCACATGAAAAAATACagcaaacaaataaaaatatgaataaaagcATTAATTACGAAAAAAACTCGTATCGGATTAGCGTACTTCTAACATTTGCAATCTCAATTGACCAACAAAATATCACCTGTAATAGTGGAGTTTCGTTTTCAAAACCctaaaaatattaaacaagACGATCTGCAGGCGGATGAAGCAAGCTAATAAAAGATAGAG harbors:
- the LOC140965219 gene encoding STOREKEEPER protein-like, encoding MAPKSLSNPRSSKQGEKLERERGDEQESEDEEEEEDSSGEEDEDSSEEEDQEKEREIVSKSIAQENGSDSEPESDDSPSAYKMEPTPKTSVPASKRKNQEISNGDNFSKSSKKNKSEEKKSDSVVSSIPGGSGCITRLWSDNDEVALLNGMVDFKKSKNTDFGGAFYDTIKGKLQVDFSREQLRTKISRIKKRFLNALKKGRNGLDPVFSKPHDVMVFELSKKIWGGEIGNKNDSSEGVEEKSKKDSMKEKKIVWDEEERVKNEDDGGEGSIWSKYKFFSSSFGNLVGKFPSLEMSDSGMSLVKEKLSFIGNAKAKELNEKWKQMLVEETDLHYRMLSLMREQFKLAFDQ
- the LOC140965163 gene encoding protein VASCULATURE COMPLEXITY AND CONNECTIVITY-like; translated protein: MSKLVGIFACFLIVALDVTAGILGIKAEAARNQEKHLRLWIFECKEPSHDAYILGLWAASLLGIAHVLANLLGGCNVCTQEEFQKASPSKQLSVVCLIFTWIILAVGLSMLVIGIISNNKSRRSCGFTHLHFLSIGGILCMVHALFSVAYCVTSTSTTLPT